ACCTGCCTTCACGAGACGGGTCGCGAGTTCCGTTGCTGTATGCGGTGCAATGAGCAGCTTCTCGGCAAGCATCCCCACAGTCATGGTCTCGCCGACGGGAAGGCCCTTGATCGCCAGCAGCGCCTGATGCTGCTGCGGCGGTAGGCCCGCTTCCTGGGCAGCCGAAGTGCTGAAATCCAGGAATTTGCGCAAGGTATAGCGAAGCGTCGCCAGCGACTCATAATCGGCTCGCGTCAATTCCGCTTCCAAACGGCCCATAATCTCAATCCTCATCTGTTCCCCGTCGTCCTATTTGGCCGTGTTTGTCAGGGCGGGCAAGAGGACCGCCGGCGGTCGATTTGCCGCCAACTGCGAGCCGGTTTGTTTCACGTCGTAGCACGATATGGACCGTTCCCGTTTATCGGCACCTGGAAAACGGCTTTGATGCTCGCTCGCTCTTTTGTCGAGCTTCTCAATTATCTCGCTTTGGCACTATCCAAGTCAGTCCCAGCGCGATTTTCCGGCTGCAAGCTTGCCGGCACTCTTTGGCATTGCAACCACGGCTTGGGCATGCACTCGCGGGCAGCAAATGGCCCCTCTGGCGAGTAAAGCTTGAAC
The genomic region above belongs to Sinorhizobium mexicanum and contains:
- a CDS encoding MarR family winged helix-turn-helix transcriptional regulator, which produces MGRLEAELTRADYESLATLRYTLRKFLDFSTSAAQEAGLPPQQHQALLAIKGLPVGETMTVGMLAEKLLIAPHTATELATRLVKAGYVLRATDAADKRRQTLNLTEKAEASLRHLSAIHLREIKIMAPELIALLARLNDKASAQE